The DNA window GGGTGATTTTTCGGTCCTATGTTCCATAACAGCGCCTCGAGGTGAACGTTGGATGGCCGGTGATTTTTTGGCTGCAGATCGTGTTATTCTCTGGAGTGATGAGGGTCATGGCTATCTTTATAAATTGCCAGCTAAGTATGTTCTTGCAAAGAACAAGTTTACTTGTTTTTCTATTGCTTAGATTGAGATCTTGAAAAGccctataaaaattattgatgtTACCTATCTCCATAATCATGTAAACATATTGATGATACACAcatttctaatttctaatttattccAGCAATCTAATTTAATGAGTaattaaaatagtaaaatattttgtagggtataacaatactaatgtgtaattaaaatagtaaaatattttatagggTATAACAATATTGTACTTAACATGATAAAACTAATATCCATTATTACACATATAAGTAATTAGAATGCCTGTCAGTTGTACTAGTATGTTAATCCTTAAtcttatcttttaaatttgtttaaaaaaatcagCTTCccttaatttttaaattggaGCTGGATATTGCTCTGTAGAAGCACCTGCTGGCAATGcacaaattcaatatttttttctctcaatttctttcttccatttgtCACACATAACAGCATATTAGatacataattatttgatgtcaaataataatttcctaaaattaaatttaattattatgcatTTACTATAATctcattatatcttttttttttgttttaacatAGACATTACtaaaaattagtattatttatttcataatgtcatccaatatatttacacataatCATTTACCTTTTATTGAAAGAACAactctttccatttctttttccaaggGAGTCCTATATTGCATTTTTCTTGAACATCATTAGATTTGTTtgattatgtataaatactcTTATATTTAATTCTCCCCTGTCACAAACATCACATGCCAATTAACACGATGATCTGTTTTACGGTGATGTGTCTTTTCTACATAACATACATCTACTGCACTCCATGGGTGATCTGGTCTTCTAGCAAGCTGAAGGGCAAGGCTCTCAGCAGGTAACCTCCGTAAATCACTTTACAacgtgttttttttattatagaccTACCTCGATTCTGTCTTAATCTTATTGGTTTttggtatttttttcttttttcatatgattattatcataatttcccTTACATTCATCCctttacttttactatttctcatttattttttttatttatatctctcAGATTTCCTTTatgtcttttcttctttcaaaccTTTTGCTGCTTAAAGGCTcaaattattgcttttatcacATTATGCATCTTCCATTTCATCATTATTCATTGACGAAGTATGATCAATTggaagtaatataaataaataaatatatatatatatatatatattgttttgtaatttaaatataattgtatttgGCCACAttgtctattattttattctatttgtaTTACAAGCAGCATTATAGGTTTATCATAATTAGTTGTTTTACATATTAACTcgtgtaatttttgttaaccATCgattaagtaaatattttttgtagaCTTACCGTATAAAATAACTACCCACTTTTCTTGCaatatttcattcattgtattactatgtttaatttgCTTGAAACTGCTTTGCAAGAACCACTAATGCACACTTCTTTAtgagatataaaatatgataaaagaatGTACATGTGAAAAGCAATGTTATAAAgagtatatttaatttttttaatgtttaacaataatgaaacatTACTTATGGGGATacttattaatgtttttatctgaatataataaaaatggtcATAAGTAATGTGTATGTAAAAtatgtttgtaatttttattttgtattttatgatCTCAGTAGCGTTGCAGATAACAAAAGTTTTCATACAGCTGGGACAGAGTATGATCAACCTTATCTTTATTGTATTCTGACTCAACCAGGAGataaggtaaagaaaaaattgaattatttattaaatttttaatcacgtttctcattttattatttttaattcatatatacgttttatttttgcatTAGCCACTGTCTTGCCCACCTGCAATGAGACTAGTTACAGTTCAAAGACAGAATAAAACATTAAAGTATTTACTCCGCGGTGATAGCGAAGGAGTCGTTGTACTTTGGAAAGTACCTGAATTAACAGCACAACAATTGGTACGGATATGTCAGAATGATGGTTCCTCAACACCTACATTATCGCCCACAGTTACAACAAGTTTAACAGCTGCTTGGGAAGCAATGAAACCACCACCTGTTGGTATCCTGGATCAATTGGATTCCGGAGATAAGAATGGTATTAAGTTGACTGCCAGTATATACTTACCACAGCAAAGTCGTTTAGTTGTTGGCCGTGAGGACggtagtattattattgtaccaGCCACACAGACAGTGATGCTACAATTGCTTCATGGCAATCATCAGCAATATGATGGTAAAATATCCGTATTTTCTGTATGTAtgctttttataaatatgcatGTTCttgtttaatgattttttttttttaatattctacaGATTGGCCACCACATCAGGTATTATTAGGTCATTCAGGACGAGTAAATTGTCTTTTGTATCCGCATGGAGCAGCACCACGTTACGATCGTGCACATCTTGTTTCTGGTTCCGTAGATTTTGCCGTTTGTCTTTGGGACTTGTATGCCGGTACATTGATTCATCGATTTTGTGTTCATGCCGGTGAAATTACACAATTGATGGTTCCTCCAGATAATTGTAGCGTATGTTAAGTTCTTCCgccatttatataattaaacctTTTATCtcctaatattttttataattattattcataatttattgCAGCCTAGAATACAGAAATGTATTTGCAGCGTGGCATCCGATCATAGCGtgactttattatcattggcgGAGAGAAAATGTGTTGTTTTGGCTTCTCGACATCTTTTCCCTGTAGTTACTATAAAATGGAGACCTTTGGACGATTTTATGATAGTTGGATGTTCGGATGGTGCTGTGTACGTGTGGCAAATGGAAACTGGTCACTTAGACAGAGTGTTGCATGGTAAACAACAtcatttattactttaattttaaatagatttaagTATTATACCAACTGTGGATACTAAACCTTGAAAACACATtgagaattatatattttatagattattcCTCTCACTCTGTCATcctgtaatatatttaatataaaatatataaagcgTTTTTCGCATTGTAGGTATAATCGCCGAGGAGGTACTATTCGCGTGCGACGAGAATACTATGACAGCGGCTGGTGGAACTGCCGCTAGTGGTGAACTTGGATTAGCTAATCCAGCTGTACATTTCTTTAGGTAAATGAAATCTTGCAGCACGGATGGTGAGAACCTCATGTGAATTTAGCATTAGAACATTTGCAGAgtaattttatgtattatgaTTAACGTTATATAATTTCTGCAGAGGTTTAAGACATCGGAATCTATCGGCAATTAGGCATGCAACGCAAAGAGGTTTGCATCAATTGCAACAACTTCATGGTGGGCACGGTACAGATCATGGGAACCAAATAAAAGCTAAGGGATCACCGTTGATGATTCAAGGTTTTAGAAGCAATCCTAAGGATCCTGAAagtcatatattattttttgatattgaaGCATTAATAGGTATGTTTCCAATGTGTGTCGTATATAATTCAATGGATGATTTGCTTCTAATTTTAATGCATGGTTATTTATTTAGTGCAATTATTGAGCGACGAGTATGGCACTATGTCACCAGGATCGTTAGAATCTCAAGGATTAATTTCAGCATCCGAATATCAAAAGGTTGCTGCCCTCACTCAATCTGCAAGTCCAGACGCTCATAAAAAAATTGcaggtatttatttattgaatcattatgaaaattaaatcattatgtggatatataaatctttcaaTTATTCTTGATCCTTAAATAAATGGAGGTATTTCACTTGGTGTATGTCTTTGTAGATTTTTTCGGTCGTGTCAAGGATAAGGCAGGTGACGTTGAACGAATTTTAAAGGAGAAGGACCGTCACGGTATCgtccttaatattgttttttgtcTTTCAACTCGTAGTTTTGTTTATTCATTATGAAACATCCTTATTTTGATGCACATTCAAACGACTGTTCTCACATCGGAAATGTGCAAAAGAACTAtgtcatcgataataatcagtATCTGGGACAGCTGTTAATATGCTGTAATTCacagtactttttttttttttttttctttttttttttttgtccctcTAATAAGATTCTAGGAGAAATTGTGCAATGCACATAATCGCTCGAGAGTTGCATGTTGTATGAATGACTTCATGAATATTCTagacttcattttatttcacctAATAACGCTAATCTTTACCACAATATTTATACAGTTCTTCGAACTTACTCAAGCGTGTTCTTAGTTTCCATAAATACTTTGTTGAAGGGTGTTTATGATAGACGAAACGTAATATCAGATACAATCATCATCGTAGTTAAATAGATAATCCAAAGTAGGAGGTTCCTTCGATCATATCTTCGAAGATAGTAAATACATCTAAAGGAGTTTATTTCTATAGGTATATTGGCTAAGATGAAGGAAGGGGCGGAGAATGTGCACACTAAATTACAAGCTAAGGCAGAAAGTGTAGGCCTCAAGCCGTCCACTCTTGACGGCAAAGGTTAGCCAAAAGAAGAACAAGGTGGCTTATGTCACTCATGTTATTGTGCATGGGTATTTCCGCCTTTAGAATTGACAATttgctttctattttttgtatGTAGTGACAACGCATTTCTTGTTTCCACTTAAAATATAGGATATATCGAGTGTACTCGCTAATTTTCTAGCTAGCACgtgtgaaatattatttatattttatgcacgcatttttcaattattaccAGATCTCATGGTAAGTTACTAAATTATATGGAAAATGACAATATAGAATGCAGATTACTTATTTTACATGTGTAATAGTTGTCGTCACAGTTAGAGCTTCTTACTATTTGCTTATTACAAATGAAaacacattaatattatttaatcatacTTTTATCAGTTCATAGCcatttgtgtatgtgtatagttTGAACTAATcacttatatacgtataaagagACAAGCAACATAAGAATTGTTGTACACTACAAGTGCATTATCATAGCTTctcaattgtatttttttcttatattcatgttatattacatttattaagaatttattttttgctttccaGCATTGAAAGATATTGAGAATATTTCTTCatgtctttttttaatctctaaagtggtgatattttttttttacagtgaAAATTGATATGCCTTAAATTGACACGGTATAGGCGTTCACTTAACGTAGCACGCATTCATCGCGTCGACGCACATTTTTGTAGATTTTCTAGAGTAATATtgaaattgtaatttataatagattCTCTTATGTGTTTCATAGGTGACAATTGGAACAGTAATGATATCGCGAAAAACAATCTCAAAAGGAACGGTGCGTTTAGTGAGCCAAACGCAACGATGGAAGTTGCTCAGTTACTTCTAAGTCTTTTACATGCATGGGGAATGGATCCAGACTTAGATCGAGTTTGTGAAGGAAAATTAGGATTGTTGAGACCTATGGTACCAGTTTCGTTTGGAGTGTTATCTAAGGGAGGTATGAAAGTATTacgttataaattatataaatagaaatatgtgTTATCTTAATTGAacaatgtcttttttttctttttttgcaggCTATATGTCATTATTACTTCCAACTTGGCAAACTCAATTGGAACCTGCCGGTGAACCTGCAACGCAATTGGAACAAAGATTACCTGTTGAATTAGTAAGGCAAGAGAGACTTACTAGAGCCTTTACCGCAAGAGCCCATTGGGAATTatcaacaactataacaagtAACCATTTATTGGCTGTAGTAGCATTAGCCAATACTTTAATGTCCATGAATAATGCAACCTTCGTACCTGAACAGGAACGAAATCGAAAAATGCACAGGTAAAATTagattaatcaaaatataagaaataaagtaatatcaagaaaatgaattatacTTTTTACTGTGCGTAGACCCGGTAATAGAGCAGCCGTCAATTGGAATAAAGCAGAagaggaaaatgaagaaatttataCTGTCCAGCAGGCACAAATCAAACAGGGTTGGTCTCTTTTAGCTACTTTACATTGTGTACTTTTACCGGACAAGGTAACCGCACAAGGTGGAGCAAAAACGTTTAAACGGCCGCAAGTAGAAATGATGGCACGCAGATGGCAACATCAATGTTTAGAGGTTCGtcgtatgtcgatttcgtttGCTGAATGACTTTTTGAATAACTCATTTTAAATCTCGTATTTTCAGATACGAGAAGCGGCTCAAGCTTTATTACTGGCCGAATTAGGCAGAATGGGTCCAAAAGGTAGAAAAGCTCTCGTCGACAGTTGGTCACAATATTTGCCAATGTATAGTACTCAGGAACCTATTGCACCACAAATTCAAAACCAAACTCCACCGACGTCAGGTAGCCCGGTTCCAATGAACGAGACGCAAGGCGATgatgaggatgaagaagaagaactggCCGAAGGTGTGTATGAATATTCataaatctattatttttctctctaatccggtattattaatatttcaataatttcagAAGTAAGCGTAGCTAGGAAGCCATCGAGCGTAGCGGAACTGAAACGTAAACAGACTACTGCGGTGGTATTATTGGGCGTAATTGGTGCCGAATTTGGTCAAGATGTTACTACGACTAACCAAAGAAGAGATAGCGAACAAAGGCGGAAAAGTTCGATCGTGGAAGGTTTTGGCATTGGAAATAACAATCTCGCTAGACACACCAGTATGGCTTTGACGCATCTGTTACACGCACCGCATTCTCCTAAATTACCTTTGCATACACCATTACGAAGGGCTGCCATTGATCTCATTGGTAGAGGTTTTACTGTGTGGGAACCATATTTGGATGTATCCAAGGTGAGATCaggttttaaaataaaatatacttctttctttattttatatttatattaaggcattataatttaattgccATTGtctatcaatattttattctaataggTACTTTTAGGGCTTCTTGAGATGTGTTGCGATGCAGATAAGTTGGTACCAAGTATGACCTACGGTCTACCGCTCACTCCTCAAGCTGATACATGTCGTACGGCACGTCACGCTTTAACTTTAATAGCTACTGCTAGACCGGCAGCGTTCATTACGACGATGGCACGAGAAGTAGCCAGATTTAACACGGTGCAGCAAAATGCACAAACTTTGAACGTCAATGTAGGAGCAAGCGTGTTGACTAGGGCAAAGCCCGAGATACTCAGAATAGTAGAACAATTAATTGACAAGATGCAAAGTGAAATGAGCGATCTTTTGGTCGAAGTATGATcgcattcattttatttttaatatctaacgTCGATCGCAGTAATCTTCTGtagatattaaatttcatgTATTTTCAGGTCAtggatataatattacattgttTAGATCCTGGTCACTTGAAAGCGAAACCATTATCCGAAGTATTCCCTGCTGTTTGCAGATTCAATCAAGTTTGTATAAGTTCCTGAATTTAGGAAGAATTTATGAAGGAGTGttcatttattaaatctaATCTCGTAAATTTCAGGTCAGTCATTGTACAGCAACACGCAGGATAGCTGTAGGCGGCAGGGGTGGACAATTGGCGCTTTACGAACTTCGAGGTAACGTCAAATGTCAAACGGTACCCGCGCATCAAGGTCCTGTAACCGCATTAGCATTTTCACCGGAGGGCAAATTTTTAGTTAGCTATTCGTGCTCTGAAAATAAGCTTTGCTTCTGGCAAGTAagtaaataacatatatatatatatatatgttatattttttgagatagtcataatatatattctatcaataAGCTTAGAAATAAGTagaaatattaagaagaaaatgttttttatttattttttttagcaaACGAGTAGTGGGATGTTCGGTCTGGGTAATTCACAAATTCGATGCGTTAAATCATACAGTACTGCGCCCATCAACGACGTAACGCGATTGAATCCTATGCGTTTAGCTCGACTCGTATGGATAAACAATCGTACGGTCACGTTGATGTTAGCCGATGGTTCCGAGACTCGTTTCAACGTTTAAAACTAAATTTAGAAGAATTATTCTCCATTtaatcgttgtcgtcgtcgtcgtcggacAAGCATAACATGGAGTTTGATCAACGATCTGTAGAAACAGAGAGATTAAGAAGAGTGCCACCGCGGTCGTAAGTGCGCTTGTTGGTACTTAATAGATCTAACTATTATTCAGATTTAACGAACGATACGATATACGTGAGAAATGTTTATCTCATAACAGCAGGATGCGTTATCGCGATAGATTTCTTGAAAATGCAATGTAAGATATCGACGTTTTTGTTCCTTTAAAACTTATTCAAGGTATTGTCatcttttttcgttaatatttccGCTCGATCTTAATTTGGTGCTCTATTCGATGAatcgtatatgtgtatgtacaaaCGGCCAGACTTTTGGGCTTTTTGAaggaatagagaaaataaCCCACCTTCGAAAACTAAATACGCTTTATAAAAGTAtagtttattatatcaatagtAGCGTAATCGTACGTTTCTTTACATCACACACGTAGTCTCTTATGTAGATCAAAATCCGATCATTTACAATGTCAGAATAACAGTGGACGTGTAGCATACAGAGGATTGGAAGCGTCCTTTAATACCGAAGCGCCTATATACTCGTCGTATATCCTCAGATCAGAAACAAATTGAAAACTGTAATATCGtttacacgtgtatatatataatgcatacCAAAAACTACCGCCAAGGGTTTGTATATACACCAGTGCCGAGATATAAGGAAGTTGTATTACCGATTTATATGAAGTTGTAGATCAAAGCCTTTAGCTTCTAATAAGTCGCTTCtagtttattatttgatttttgcGGCTCTTACACGTTTTATTCGATGCTGTTGTACGAAAGGAATAGACTGTATGTTATTTTTCCAAACTGtttgttaaattctttattgaATTTTGACAGATGTAAACTGTTCGGTCGTGCATTCCTTGGTATAAAAAAGTGATCAGACAAGAGTAGTTGAAAAATCGTTGAAAAGTATTTCATAAGAAAACACTTTCTTTATGATCACTTATTACATGTACACaatcaatttgattttattgtacTAAGACTTTAGGAAAGAGAAGTAGTATtcgtttgttgttgttgttgttgttgttgtatgcatgtttagaaaaatacggctatcgtttctttctcgttttctttcaacgtgcaaattttgttttctttttttttttcttttttttcttattcttttctttttttttcctttttttttcttccccccccccccattcATAATAAAACACACCGCATATTTGTGTATAGAGTATggcaaaaattatatatatatttacatagtgtaatttattattgttatcgtctcGTGCGAATTGTTTGCACTCTTTGTGCGCCAAAACAAGTAAATCTAAAGACACGCACGTTCTACGTATGTAgatgatatatgtatctgtccgatagtaatagaataataatttctgtCAATAGCAACGATAGCAACGTGCTTCCTTGTCTCTCAGAtggccgttattatcgttgtctttTTTACAATCAATAATTGGTATTGCACAAAGTATGCTCGACTCTGA is part of the Vespa crabro chromosome 21, iyVesCrab1.2, whole genome shotgun sequence genome and encodes:
- the LOC124431588 gene encoding WD repeat-containing protein 7 isoform X3, with the translated sequence MTAGTSLVVPIVLWGRIAPTHCISCVYLSRDQKTLVTGCYDGQICLWQVDPETLKMTPRCLLVGHTAPIMCLSRASVIMEQNYIVSSSESGEMCTWDLVDGKCREAVKLNNVHTQMLPYVSAGGEDVRLFCSGYYPEVLVMDPFSLEVLFTLSSRVNPDWISALHVLRPAKRKGRFYVHTNDVVLALTTTGTVKVWTLLGHENRNSEPLYEHESKQIRCLNALAMTCCPYNQRTVLIVCSKYWQIFDAGDFSVLCSITAPRGERWMAGDFLAADRVILWSDEGHGYLYKLPANKLKGKALSSSVADNKSFHTAGTEYDQPYLYCILTQPGDKPLSCPPAMRLVTVQRQNKTLKYLLRGDSEGVVVLWKVPELTAQQLVRICQNDGSSTPTLSPTVTTSLTAAWEAMKPPPVGILDQLDSGDKNGIKLTASIYLPQQSRLVVGREDGSIIIVPATQTVMLQLLHGNHQQYDDWPPHQVLLGHSGRVNCLLYPHGAAPRYDRAHLVSGSVDFAVCLWDLYAGTLIHRFCVHAGEITQLMVPPDNCSPRIQKCICSVASDHSVTLLSLAERKCVVLASRHLFPVVTIKWRPLDDFMIVGCSDGAVYVWQMETGHLDRVLHGIIAEEVLFACDENTMTAAGGTAASGELGLANPAVHFFRGLRHRNLSAIRHATQRGLHQLQQLHGGHGTDHGNQIKAKGSPLMIQGFRSNPKDPESHILFFDIEALIVQLLSDEYGTMSPGSLESQGLISASEYQKVAALTQSASPDAHKKIADFFGRVKDKAGDVERILKEKDRHGILAKMKEGAENVHTKLQAKAESVGLKPSTLDGKGDNWNSNDIAKNNLKRNGAFSEPNATMEVAQLLLSLLHAWGMDPDLDRVCEGKLGLLRPMVPVSFGVLSKGGYMSLLLPTWQTQLEPAGEPATQLEQRLPVELVRQERLTRAFTARAHWELSTTITSNHLLAVVALANTLMSMNNATFVPEQERNRKMHRPGNRAAVNWNKAEEENEEIYTVQQAQIKQGWSLLATLHCVLLPDKVTAQGGAKTFKRPQVEMMARRWQHQCLEIREAAQALLLAELGRMGPKGRKALVDSWSQYLPMYSTQEPIAPQIQNQTPPTSGSPVPMNETQGDDEDEEEELAEVSVARKPSSVAELKRKQTTAVVLLGVIGAEFGQDVTTTNQRRDSEQRRKSSIVEGFGIGNNNLARHTSMALTHLLHAPHSPKLPLHTPLRRAAIDLIGRGFTVWEPYLDVSKVLLGLLEMCCDADKLVPSMTYGLPLTPQADTCRTARHALTLIATARPAAFITTMAREVARFNTVQQNAQTLNVNVGASVLTRAKPEILRIVEQLIDKMQSEMSDLLVEVMDIILHCLDPGHLKAKPLSEVFPAVCRFNQVSHCTATRRIAVGGRGGQLALYELRGNVKCQTVPAHQGPVTALAFSPEGKFLVSYSCSENKLCFWQQTSSGMFGLGNSQIRCVKSYSTAPINDVTRLNPMRLARLVWINNRTVTLMLADGSETRFNV
- the LOC124431588 gene encoding WD repeat-containing protein 7 isoform X1, encoding MTAGTSLVVPIVLWGRIAPTHCISCVYLSRDQKTLVTGCYDGQICLWQVDPETLKMTPRCLLVGHTAPIMCLSRASVIMEQNYIVSSSESGEMCTWDLVDGKCREAVKLNNVHTQMLPYVSAGGEDVRLFCSGYYPEVLVMDPFSLEVLFTLSSRVNPDWISALHVLRPAKRKGRFYVHTNDVVLALTTTGTVKVWTLLGHENRNSEPLYEHESKQIRCLNALAMTCCPYNQRTVLIVCSKYWQIFDAGDFSVLCSITAPRGERWMAGDFLAADRVILWSDEGHGYLYKLPANKLKGKALSSSVADNKSFHTAGTEYDQPYLYCILTQPGDKPLSCPPAMRLVTVQRQNKTLKYLLRGDSEGVVVLWKVPELTAQQLVRICQNDGSSTPTLSPTVTTSLTAAWEAMKPPPVGILDQLDSGDKNGIKLTASIYLPQQSRLVVGREDGSIIIVPATQTVMLQLLHGNHQQYDDWPPHQVLLGHSGRVNCLLYPHGAAPRYDRAHLVSGSVDFAVCLWDLYAGTLIHRFCVHAGEITQLMVPPDNCSPRIQKCICSVASDHSVTLLSLAERKCVVLASRHLFPVVTIKWRPLDDFMIVGCSDGAVYVWQMETGHLDRVLHGIIAEEVLFACDENTMTAAGGTAASGELGLANPAVHFFRGLRHRNLSAIRHATQRGLHQLQQLHGGHGTDHGNQIKAKGSPLMIQGFRSNPKDPESHILFFDIEALIVQLLSDEYGTMSPGSLESQGLISASEYQKVAALTQSASPDAHKKIADFFGRVKDKAGDVERILKEKDRHGILAKMKEGAENVHTKLQAKAESVGLKPSTLDGKGDNWNSNDIAKNNLKRNGAFSEPNATMEVAQLLLSLLHAWGMDPDLDRVCEGKLGLLRPMVPVSFGVLSKGGYMSLLLPTWQTQLEPAGEPATQLEQRLPVELVRQERLTRAFTARAHWELSTTITSNHLLAVVALANTLMSMNNATFVPEQERNRKMHRPGNRAAVNWNKAEEENEEIYTVQQAQIKQGWSLLATLHCVLLPDKVTAQGGAKTFKRPQVEMMARRWQHQCLEIREAAQALLLAELGRMGPKGRKALVDSWSQYLPMYSTQEPIAPQIQNQTPPTSGSPVPMNETQGDDEDEEEELAEEVSVARKPSSVAELKRKQTTAVVLLGVIGAEFGQDVTTTNQRRDSEQRRKSSIVEGFGIGNNNLARHTSMALTHLLHAPHSPKLPLHTPLRRAAIDLIGRGFTVWEPYLDVSKVLLGLLEMCCDADKLVPSMTYGLPLTPQADTCRTARHALTLIATARPAAFITTMAREVARFNTVQQNAQTLNVNVGASVLTRAKPEILRIVEQLIDKMQSEMSDLLVEVMDIILHCLDPGHLKAKPLSEVFPAVCRFNQVSHCTATRRIAVGGRGGQLALYELRGNVKCQTVPAHQGPVTALAFSPEGKFLVSYSCSENKLCFWQQTSSGMFGLGNSQIRCVKSYSTAPINDVTRLNPMRLARLVWINNRTVTLMLADGSETRFNV
- the LOC124431588 gene encoding WD repeat-containing protein 7 isoform X9, which codes for MTAGTSLVVPIVLWGRIAPTHCISCVYLSRDQKTLVTGCYDGQICLWQVDPETLKMTPRCLLVGHTAPIMCLSRASVIMEQNYIVSSSESGEMCTWDLVDGKCREAVKLNNVHTQMLPYVSAGGEDVRLFCSGYYPEVLVMDPFSLEVLFTLSSRVNPDWISALHVLRPAKRKGRFYVHTNDVVLALTTTGTVKVWTLLGHENRNSEPLYEHESKQIRCLNALAMTCCPYNQRTVLIVCSKYWQIFDAGDFSVLCSITAPRGERWMAGDFLAADRVILWSDEGHGYLYKLPANKLKGKALSSSVADNKSFHTAGTEYDQPYLYCILTQPGDKPLSCPPAMRLVTVQRQNKTLKYLLRGDSEGVVVLWKVPELTAQQLVRICQNDGSSTPTLSPTVTTSLTAAWEAMKPPPVGILDQLDSGDKNGIKLTASIYLPQQSRLVVGREDGSIIIVPATQTVMLQLLHGNHQQYDDWPPHQVLLGHSGRVNCLLYPHGAAPRYDRAHLVSGSVDFAVCLWDLYAGTLIHRFCVHAGEITQLMVPPDNCSPRIQKCICSVASDHSVTLLSLAERKCVVLASRHLFPVVTIKWRPLDDFMIVGCSDGAVYVWQMETGHLDRVLHGIIAEEVLFACDENTMTAAGGTAASGELGLANPAVHFFRGLRHRNLSAIRHATQRGLHQLQQLHGGHGTDHGNQIKAKGSPLMIQGFRSNPKDPESHILFFDIEALIVQLLSDEYGTMSPGSLESQGLISASEYQKVAALTQSASPDAHKKIAGDNWNSNDIAKNNLKRNGAFSEPNATMEVAQLLLSLLHAWGMDPDLDRVCEGKLGLLRPMVPVSFGVLSKGGYMSLLLPTWQTQLEPAGEPATQLEQRLPVELVRQERLTRAFTARAHWELSTTITSNHLLAVVALANTLMSMNNATFVPEQERNRKMHRPGNRAAVNWNKAEEENEEIYTVQQAQIKQGWSLLATLHCVLLPDKVTAQGGAKTFKRPQVEMMARRWQHQCLEIREAAQALLLAELGRMGPKGRKALVDSWSQYLPMYSTQEPIAPQIQNQTPPTSGSPVPMNETQGDDEDEEEELAEEVSVARKPSSVAELKRKQTTAVVLLGVIGAEFGQDVTTTNQRRDSEQRRKSSIVEGFGIGNNNLARHTSMALTHLLHAPHSPKLPLHTPLRRAAIDLIGRGFTVWEPYLDVSKVLLGLLEMCCDADKLVPSMTYGLPLTPQADTCRTARHALTLIATARPAAFITTMAREVARFNTVQQNAQTLNVNVGASVLTRAKPEILRIVEQLIDKMQSEMSDLLVEVMDIILHCLDPGHLKAKPLSEVFPAVCRFNQVSHCTATRRIAVGGRGGQLALYELRGNVKCQTVPAHQGPVTALAFSPEGKFLVSYSCSENKLCFWQQTSSGMFGLGNSQIRCVKSYSTAPINDVTRLNPMRLARLVWINNRTVTLMLADGSETRFNV